Proteins encoded in a region of the Zunongwangia endophytica genome:
- a CDS encoding acyl transferase, translating into MQKSKIFDIQSKTDFKKISLEIFKFQYKNNKTYHDFCNHLHKTPDNVQQLEDIPFLPIEFFKSHTVLSENKPIEITFTSSGTTGNKTSKHLVTDLYIYEQSFEKAFQQFYGSAEDITILALLPSYLEREGSSLIYMAEHLIQQSQKKESGFYLHNLEELKHKLVELDKNGEKTLLIGVSFALLDLVENHQFDLKNTIVMETGGMKGRRKEMIREELHSILAKGFGVDTIHSEYGMTELLSQAYSKGNGVFECPPWMDLLIRDPEDALSPVKNGKTGGINVIDLANINSCSFIATQDLGKINEDGKVEILGRFDNSDIRGCNLMVL; encoded by the coding sequence ATGCAGAAAAGCAAAATTTTTGATATTCAGTCTAAAACTGATTTTAAAAAAATAAGTCTTGAAATCTTCAAATTTCAGTATAAGAATAACAAAACCTATCACGATTTCTGCAACCACTTACATAAAACTCCAGATAACGTTCAGCAATTAGAGGATATTCCTTTCTTACCTATTGAGTTTTTTAAGAGTCACACTGTACTTTCAGAAAATAAACCAATAGAGATCACTTTTACCAGCAGTGGAACCACCGGAAATAAAACCAGTAAGCATTTGGTTACCGATCTGTACATCTACGAGCAAAGTTTCGAAAAAGCATTTCAGCAATTCTATGGTTCTGCCGAAGATATTACCATTTTAGCACTTTTACCTTCTTATTTAGAACGCGAAGGTTCTTCGCTTATCTATATGGCAGAACATCTTATTCAGCAAAGTCAAAAAAAAGAAAGCGGCTTCTATTTACACAATCTCGAGGAATTAAAACACAAGCTCGTTGAGCTCGATAAGAATGGCGAAAAAACGCTGCTAATTGGCGTTTCTTTTGCTTTACTCGATCTTGTAGAAAATCACCAATTTGACCTTAAAAACACCATCGTAATGGAAACTGGTGGAATGAAAGGTCGGCGTAAAGAAATGATTAGAGAGGAACTTCACAGTATACTTGCCAAAGGTTTTGGCGTTGATACCATACATAGCGAATATGGGATGACTGAATTACTCTCACAAGCCTACTCTAAAGGCAATGGCGTATTTGAATGCCCGCCTTGGATGGATCTTTTAATTCGGGATCCAGAAGATGCTTTATCTCCCGTAAAAAACGGGAAAACTGGCGGAATAAATGTTATCGATCTTGCGAATATTAATTCCTGCTCTTTTATTGCTACTCAGGATCTAGGAAAAATTAATGAAGATGGAAAAGTAGAAATTTTAGGACGCTTTGATAATAGCGATATTCGCGGGTGCAACCTTATGGTTTTGTAA
- a CDS encoding T9SS type A sorting domain-containing protein: protein MKQKYLYSLILGLFLLIAAPAAAQESDLRLKKRTEETIDGLSMYPNPVSGDKVYITSTKNLDKEIEIYNVLGKAIKKTKLIGKELDISSLDAGIYIVKIKEKNEIATRKLIIK, encoded by the coding sequence ATGAAACAAAAATATCTCTACAGTCTTATCCTAGGTTTATTTTTACTGATAGCTGCTCCTGCAGCTGCTCAGGAAAGTGACCTGCGCCTTAAAAAAAGGACTGAAGAGACTATTGACGGTCTTAGTATGTACCCTAACCCTGTATCTGGAGATAAAGTTTATATCACCAGCACTAAAAATCTTGACAAAGAAATCGAGATCTACAACGTGCTCGGGAAAGCCATTAAGAAAACTAAACTTATTGGTAAAGAACTTGACATCTCTTCTTTAGATGCCGGTATTTACATTGTAAAGATCAAAGAAAAGAATGAGATTGCTACGCGCAAGCTCATCATTAAATGA